Proteins from one Patagioenas fasciata isolate bPatFas1 chromosome 6, bPatFas1.hap1, whole genome shotgun sequence genomic window:
- the IER5 gene encoding immediate early response gene 5 protein, whose protein sequence is MEFKLEAHRIVSISLGKIYSARGQRGGLKLHKNLLVSLVLRSARQVYLSEPGCPPEPPPAACGPPEEQPPPCTTAWAAGEPPPPPQDEAARAGPRLPGADCEGPRPRRCCCGCSCCCCAAGGEATRGDCATATAVTSLPHCPRKRSAGERGQAGSPVKKPRREVEEPPSPGEQEDMETGNVASLISIFGSSFSGLLSKEPKGRRRAPLEGDEATTTPAEAAAEPGQICCDEPVLRTLNPWSTAIVAF, encoded by the coding sequence ATGGAGTTCAAGCTGGAGGCGCACCGCATCGTCAGCATCTCGCTGGGCAAGATCTACAGCGCCCGGGGCCAGCGCGGCGGCCTCAAACTGCACAAGAACCTCctggtgtcgctggtgctgcgcAGCGCCCGGCAAGTCTACCTGAGCGAGCCGGGCTGCCCGCCCGAGCCTCCCCCCGCCGCCTGCGGGCCCCCCGAGGAGCAGCCGCCGCCCTGCACCACCGCTTGGGCGGCCGGagagccgccgccgcctccgcagGACGAGGCGGCCAGGGCCGGTCCGCGGCTGCCCGGTGCGGACTGCGAAGGCCCCCGGCCGCGGCGCTGTTGCtgcggctgcagctgctgctgctgcgcggCGGGCGGCGAAGCGACCCGCGGGGACTGCGCCACTGCCACCGCTGTGACCTCGCTGCCACACTGCCCTCGGAAGCGGAGCGCCGGTGAGCGGGGCCAGGCGGGCTCCCCGGTGAAGAAGCCACGACGCGAGGTGGAGGAGCCGCCGTCGCCGGGCGAGCAGGAGGACATGGAGACGGGCAACGTGGCCAGCCTCATCAGCATCTTCGGCTCCAGCTTCTCGGGACTGCTCAGCAAGGAGCCCAAAGGCCGGCGGCGGGCGCCTCTTGAAGGCGACGAGGCGACGACGACACCCGCCGAGGCGGCGGCCGAGCCGGGACAGATTTGCTGCGACGAGCCGGTGCTGCGGACCCTCAACCCCTGGAGCACGGCCATCGTGGCCTTCTGA